The Hyphomicrobiales bacterium genome has a window encoding:
- a CDS encoding LysR family transcriptional regulator YbhD produces the protein MRVDVLGLQAFISIAERGSFRAAASHLNLSQTALSHRIRKLEESLGTPLFLRTTRQVSLTAAGTALLPRARRIFEELGSALDEVRVDAREEDALVSVGCLPTVAVHCMPPVIAAFARRHPGVGVRVHDNSASEIADKVQSGEAEFGVTIVAANRWDLELKPVVKEPFVLVSHRSMPLAGASSLTWAQLQGEPLVRISAETGNRILLDDALGARRESLSWRYEVQRVVTAVSLVRSGIGYAVVPQLALDMVDAGDLVAVPLRAPAVTRTLGIVTRKSTPLRPVARDLLSLLSQALKRSVAPKRDE, from the coding sequence ATGCGCGTGGATGTTCTCGGGCTTCAGGCGTTTATCAGCATCGCCGAACGGGGCAGCTTCCGCGCTGCCGCGTCCCATCTCAATCTGTCGCAGACGGCGCTCAGCCACCGCATCCGAAAGCTCGAGGAATCGCTGGGCACGCCGCTGTTCCTGCGTACCACCCGCCAGGTCTCGCTGACGGCGGCGGGCACGGCGCTGCTGCCCCGCGCGCGCCGCATCTTCGAGGAGCTCGGCTCCGCGCTCGACGAGGTCAGGGTCGATGCGCGGGAGGAGGACGCGCTGGTTTCGGTCGGCTGCCTGCCGACCGTTGCCGTTCATTGCATGCCGCCGGTCATCGCCGCCTTTGCCAGGCGCCATCCCGGTGTCGGGGTGAGGGTGCATGACAACTCGGCTTCGGAGATTGCCGACAAGGTCCAGTCCGGCGAGGCGGAATTCGGGGTCACCATCGTCGCGGCGAATCGTTGGGACCTCGAGCTCAAGCCCGTGGTGAAGGAGCCGTTCGTGCTGGTGAGCCATCGCAGCATGCCGCTTGCCGGGGCGTCGTCGCTGACATGGGCGCAGCTGCAGGGTGAGCCGCTGGTGCGCATCAGCGCCGAGACGGGAAACCGCATCCTGCTCGACGACGCGCTGGGGGCGCGGCGCGAAAGCCTGAGCTGGCGCTATGAGGTCCAGCGTGTCGTTACCGCCGTCAGTCTGGTGCGCTCCGGCATCGGCTACGCCGTGGTGCCGCAGCTTGCGCTCGACATGGTCGATGCCGGGGATCTGGTCGCCGTGCCGCTGCGTGCGCCCGCCGTCACGCGCACGCTCGGCATCGTCACGCGCAAGAGCACGCCTCTGCGGCCCGTGGCGCGTGATCTTCTGTCATTGCTGAGCCAGGCGCTGAAGCGCAGCGTCGCGCCGAAGCGTGATGAATGA
- a CDS encoding hypothetical protein (Evidence 5 : Unknown function), which translates to MNAIVAGAEPAIVAAPHAFYPAARVEQPHCFIK; encoded by the coding sequence ATGAATGCGATCGTTGCCGGTGCCGAACCAGCCATCGTCGCCGCTCCCCATGCGTTTTATCCCGCCGCAAGGGTGGAGCAGCCTCATTGCTTCATCAAATGA
- a CDS encoding NAD(P)-dependent oxidoreductase: MAGSAPATIAFIGFGEVGQVFSRGFLANGAAGIRAYDLLFGSDAGRGLEDAARELGVGCAASPAEACAQAQFVFSAVTADRAEAVAAEAAGWLRPGQIFVDVNSAAPSTKQRAAKAVEASGADYVEAAVMAPVLKPGLKVSILAGGPKAEAAAETLNRLGMNLAPVSAVFGRASAMKLCRSIVIKGLEALMVDCAAACEAWDVKEPVFASLHATFPSIDFHALAADMRERVATHGIRRAAEMREAAEMLAAAGLDPSLAAAIADAQKRGARAKIAAGA; encoded by the coding sequence ATGGCTGGTTCGGCACCGGCAACGATCGCATTCATCGGTTTCGGTGAGGTCGGGCAGGTTTTTTCGCGCGGCTTTCTGGCGAATGGCGCGGCCGGGATCCGCGCCTATGACCTGCTGTTCGGCAGCGATGCCGGCCGCGGTCTGGAGGATGCGGCGCGGGAGCTCGGGGTGGGCTGTGCCGCGTCGCCGGCCGAGGCCTGCGCGCAGGCGCAGTTCGTCTTTTCAGCCGTGACGGCCGATCGTGCCGAAGCCGTCGCCGCCGAGGCGGCGGGCTGGCTCAGGCCCGGCCAGATCTTCGTCGATGTGAATTCGGCCGCGCCTTCGACCAAGCAGCGGGCGGCGAAAGCCGTCGAGGCCAGCGGCGCCGATTATGTCGAGGCGGCGGTGATGGCGCCGGTGCTGAAGCCCGGCCTCAAGGTTTCGATCCTCGCGGGCGGTCCGAAGGCCGAGGCGGCGGCCGAGACGCTCAACCGGCTGGGCATGAATCTCGCGCCGGTCTCCGCGGTTTTCGGCCGGGCCTCGGCGATGAAGCTCTGCCGCAGCATCGTCATCAAGGGGCTCGAGGCCCTGATGGTCGATTGCGCGGCGGCCTGCGAGGCCTGGGACGTCAAGGAGCCGGTCTTCGCCAGCCTGCATGCGACGTTTCCTTCGATCGATTTCCACGCGCTTGCCGCAGACATGCGCGAGCGCGTCGCGACCCATGGCATCCGCCGGGCGGCGGAAATGCGCGAAGCGGCCGAGATGCTTGCCGCCGCGGGCCTCGATCCCAGTCTCGCCGCAGCGATCGCGGATGCCCAGAAGCGCGGCGCGCGTGCCAAGATCGCGGCTGGAGCGTAA
- the ybhH gene encoding putative isomerase YbhH (Evidence 3 : Putative function from multiple computational evidences), with translation MGQIAVPCMLIRGGTSKGVYFLRDDLPADIAARDAFLLAVMGSPDKRQVDGLGGAHPLTSKVAIVSKSSEPGCDIDFLFAQVGIETAQVDTTPNCGNILAGIGPFALARGLVGAKGDRTTVRVRTINTGTIADLTMDTPDGEASTEGSARIDGVPGTSAPIDIGFLDAEGSVCGALLPTGHLVDVVDGVPCTLIDNGMPVIVMRAVDVGRTGYEPRDQLDQDMELKARIERIRLAAGPLMNLGGVATKVVPKIALVAAPRAGGAICTRSFIPHECHASIGVFAAVTVATAAALPGSPAASVANMPGGRERSLSVEHPTGEFTVTLTVGGTAERPKIERAGLLRTARILMDGRAFVPAGRARHAAQ, from the coding sequence ATGGGCCAGATCGCCGTTCCCTGCATGCTGATCCGCGGCGGCACCTCGAAGGGCGTCTATTTCCTGCGGGATGATCTGCCGGCCGATATCGCGGCGCGCGATGCCTTCCTGCTGGCGGTGATGGGCTCGCCCGACAAGCGGCAGGTCGACGGGCTCGGCGGCGCGCATCCGCTGACCAGCAAGGTCGCGATCGTCTCGAAATCGAGCGAGCCCGGCTGTGACATCGACTTCCTGTTCGCGCAGGTCGGCATCGAGACGGCGCAAGTCGATACGACGCCGAACTGCGGCAACATCCTCGCCGGCATCGGGCCGTTTGCGTTGGCGCGCGGGCTCGTCGGTGCGAAAGGTGACCGCACGACAGTTCGCGTCCGCACGATCAACACCGGCACCATCGCCGACCTGACCATGGACACGCCCGATGGCGAGGCAAGCACTGAGGGCAGCGCGCGCATCGATGGCGTGCCGGGGACCTCGGCGCCGATCGATATCGGCTTCCTCGACGCGGAAGGCTCGGTCTGCGGCGCGCTGCTGCCGACTGGCCATCTCGTCGACGTGGTCGATGGCGTGCCCTGCACGCTGATCGACAACGGCATGCCGGTGATCGTGATGCGGGCGGTCGATGTCGGGCGCACCGGCTACGAGCCGCGCGACCAGCTTGACCAGGACATGGAGCTGAAGGCGCGGATCGAGCGCATCCGCCTCGCGGCCGGGCCGCTGATGAATCTCGGCGGCGTCGCGACGAAGGTCGTGCCGAAGATCGCGCTGGTCGCAGCGCCCCGGGCCGGCGGGGCCATCTGCACGCGCAGCTTCATCCCTCATGAATGCCATGCCTCGATCGGTGTTTTCGCGGCGGTGACCGTGGCGACGGCGGCGGCGCTGCCCGGCTCGCCGGCGGCTTCCGTCGCAAACATGCCCGGCGGGCGAGAGCGCTCGCTTTCCGTCGAGCACCCGACCGGCGAATTCACCGTGACGCTGACGGTCGGCGGCACCGCCGAGCGACCGAAGATCGAGCGTGCCGGGCTGCTGCGGACCGCGCGCATCCTGATGGACGGCCGGGCCTTCGTGCCGGCGGGCCGCGCCCGTCACGCGGCGCAATGA